The sequence CGCTTACCTTTTTGCACCTATTGGAATTGCAGTTATGGCAATAGGGATAATAATTAACTACCTTCAAGTTGGGTCACTGTTTACAACGGATCCACTTAAAATGAAATTTAATAGATTAAACCCCATAGAAGGGTTCAAGAAACTATTTTCTAAAAAAAGTTTAGTTCAGCTGGTAAAGTCTATCCTAAAAATATCTGCCATAGGTTATGTGGTCTACCTGATAATTAGAAACCACATAAACAATTTGCCTGATATTATAGAAATGGACTTTTTAGTGGCACTTCTAAAAATTGGTGATACAGTCCTTAGGGTAGCTTTATTAAGCGGTGGAGTAATGGTGTTTATTGCATTACTTGATTACTTGTATAGCTGGTGGGAATTTGAACAGAATTTAAAGATGAGTAAACAGGAGATAAAAGATGAGTATAAACAAATGGAAGGTGATCCTTTAATCAGGAGCAAGATTAAAGAGCGTCAAAGGATGATGGCAAGGCGTAGGATGATGCAAGATATCCCAAACGCTGATGTTATCATCACAAACCCTACTCACTTTGCCATTGCATTAAAGTACGATCAAAACTCTGGACAAGCACCCACAGTAATCGCCAAGGGCCAAGACCTTGTGGCTCAGCAGATAAAAGAAGTTGCTAGGGAAAACAATATAGTTCTTTACGAAGATGTGGCCTTAGCAAGAAGCTTATATAAAGTAGTAGAAATTGGGGAACAGATCCCTTTTGAATTTTTTAAAGCAGTAGCTGAAGTTTTAGCGTTTGTATATAAAGTAAAAGGCAGAGCAGTTAACATATAGTGGGAGTGGTTTCTTCATGAACAAAATAGGAGAATATGGCTTTATATTTCTAGTAGTGCTTATTGTTATGATGATGATAATTCCACTACCTCCAGGATTACTTGATTTCCTATTAATACTTAATATTTCTTTGGCTTTGACAATTCTACTGGTTACTATGTATATAAAAGAACCATTAGAATTTTCTATACTTCCTTCGATATTGCTAATAACTACGTTATTTCGATTAGCATTAAATGTTTCTTCTACCAGACTTATTTTGCTAGGTAATGGTGAAAGGGTTAAAGTCATTAATGCCTTTGGTAACTTTGTAGTTGGTGGAGAAATCATAGTAGGTTTCATTATCTTTGCTATTTTAGTACTTATCCAGTTTCTTGTAATTACAAAAGGTGCTGAAAGGGTTGCAGAGGTTGCAGCAAGGTTTACCTTAGATGCTATGCCTGGAAAGCAGATGGCTGTTGATGCCGACTTAAATGCTGGCCTTATAACAGATCAAGAGGCAAAAATACGAAGGAGAACCGTGGAAAGGGAGGCAGATTTCTACGGAGCCATGGATGGAGCCAGTAAATTTGTTAAAGGCGATGCAATTGCTGGTATAATTATCACCTTTATCAACCTAGTTGGTGGATTAGTTATTGGTATGATAAACATGGGATTATCCTTTGGTGATTCATTGAGCACTTTTTCTTTACTATCCATAGGTGATGGGTTAGTTAGTCAAATCCCTGCACTTTTAATTTCAACATCCACTGGTATTATGGTGACCAGAGCAGCATCTGAAAACAACTTAGGAGAAGAAGTAACAAGACAACTTTTTTCTAGCCCGAAGATACTTTTCTTAATATCTGGCTTATTGGCTTTTTTAGGCTTAATTCCTGGGCTACCCCCTACAGGTTTTTTAATGATGGCAGCCATTTTGGCCACCTTAGCATTCACTGTATCTAGAAAACAAAAAAATCAACTTCTAAGCGAAGCCCAAGAACAAGTTGCTTCGACTACAGAGGATATAGAAGTGGGTAAACCTGAAATGGTTTACAATATGTTGCACGTAGATCCTTTAGAGCTAGAATTTGGTTATGGATTAATATCGGTTTTTGATCAGGAGCAAGGTGGTGACCTATTAGACCGGGTTATTATGATAAGACGCCAAGTGGCCTCGGATCTAGGGTTAGTAGTTCCAATAATTAGAATTCGGGACAATATACAACTACCTTCTAATGATTACTGTATAAAAATAAAGGGCTTAGAAGTAGCCCAGGGCACCGTAGAGCCATCAAAACTAATGGCCATGGACCCAGGGACAGCAACAGAGGAGATTCAAGGAGTTCAAACAACTGAGCCGGCCTTTGGTTTGCCTGCACTGTGGATTTCCACTAATGACAGGGAAAATGCAGAAGCTAAGGGATATACAGTGGTTGATCCTCCTTCTATTATAGCTACACATCTGACTGAAATAATTAAAAATCATGCCCACGAACTACTAGGAAGGCAAGAAGTTAAGTCACTTTTAGATAACATCAAAAAAACAAGTGGGGCTGTTGTGGATGAATTGGTTCCATCCATTTTAAGTGTTGGTGATATTCAAAAGGTTCTTAGCAATCTCTTAAGGGAAGGTGTTAGCATCAAAAATCTAACAACCATATTAGAAGAGCTTGCAGATTATGGACCCCTTACGAAAGATCCAGATACACTTACAGAATACGTAAGGCAAGGCTTAGCAAGACAGATATCTAATACATTAAAAATGTTTGGTACTCCTTTATCTGTAATTACTTTAGATCAATCAATCGAGCAGCTTATTCAAGAATCTATCCAAAAAACTGAACATGGAAATTACCTATCAATAGACCCTTCAAACACTCAACTTATAGTTAATAACTTGAGAGATGTATATGAAAAGTCCTTAAGTGATGGTTATCAACCTATCATTTTGGCGGCTCCCTTGGTCAGATTTTACTTTAAACGCCTAGTTGAGACTAGTTTCCCTCATTTAGTAGTTGTCTCATATAGTGAATTGGATATTAAACTAGAAGTTCAAGTTATTGGGACGGTGAAAATATGAGAGTAAGAAGATACATGGTAAATAAGTTAGAAGAAGCTAAACCAGCCATACTTAGAGATTTAGGTAAAGACGCAATTATTATAAGTACCAATAAAGTTAAAGCAAAAGGAATTAAAGGTCTTTTTGGTAAGTATCACTTTGAAGTTTTGGCAGCAGCAGATAACAAAACAAGTACGGTAACACAAGAAAGCAAAATCAAGGCAAAACCTGTAACAACAACTGAAGTGGAACATCACGTAAAAAACAACGAATTAGAAATGATTAAAAACGAGCTTAGGGAAAATCAAAAACTACTACAAAACGTAATTTCAGACTTAAGCAATGTATCAACTAATTTTCCTGAGGCATATGAAAAGCTTTTCAAAAAACTGGTATCACAAGGAATTATTGAAGGTAAAGCTAAAAAACTGATCCAAAAGCTACAAAAGATGTATACCAGTGATAGCAAAATTAACGCATTTTTAATAGATGGGTTAAGAGATATAATGGTAAATGAGCTGGAAACAATAGCAAAACCTGAGGAAATTAGCGGAAATTATAGTATTGCTCTAGTGGGCCCTACTGGTGTTGGGAAAACAACCACTTTAGCAAAGATAGCTGCACACTCAGCTTTAAATAAACAAAAAAATGTAGGATTTATAACATTGGATAATTACCGTATAGCAGCCACAGAACAATTGAAAATTTACGGTGATATACTTGATGTTCCAGTGGTTGTGGCAAATACAGTAAATGAATACGCAGAGGCCATGTCGGCCTTAAATCATAAAGAACAAGTATTTATTGACACAGCGGGAAGAAGCCATAAAAACACTGAACAACTTCTAGAACTGAAAAAATATTTTGATACCTTGGCTTTAGATCAGACTATTTTAGTGTTTAGTCTATCGACAAATTTTAAAGACTTACTACCCATATATAACACATTTAAAATATTTGAGCCAAAGGGATTAATATTATCAAAGTTAGATGAAGTAGAAACCTATGGAAATATCTATAACATTATCACAGAGTTCAAACTACCTGTTTTTTACTACACAACTGGTCAGAGTGTTCCCGAAGATATAGTTGTGTTAAACAGTAGCCAGATCGTATCTAAAATACTAGATAACAATACTGGTGATGTTCAATGATAGATCAGGCCCATGGACTCAGGGAACTAAAACTAAAATCCCAGGCTAAATATAATAATACAGAAGTAATAACTGTTACCAGTGGAAAAGGTGGAGTTGGTAAAAGCAATACAAGTGTTAATCTAGCCTTGTCAATGGCTTCCCTTGGAAAAAAAGTTCTCCTTATCGATGTAGACATTGGGCTAGCTAACGTAGACCTTCTCCTTGGTATATATTCAAAATATACTTTGTTTGATTTTTTTAATGGGATGCAAAATATTGAGACCATAATACAAAATGTAGCTGAGAATATGGATGTAATTTCCGGAGGGTCAGCATTTACTGATAGTGACTTAATCGAGAATATAGAGCGTAGGAAGCTAAACCTAGAGCTTGAGAAGATATTAGGATATGATTACATTATTTTTGATACTGGTGCCGGCATAACAAAAAGCGTTACAGATTTTTGTCTTATAGCTGACAAGGTTTTAATGGTAACCACCCCAGAACCTACAGCAATTACTGATGCATATGCCCTGTTAAAATCTTTATATAAAAAAGATAAAGATATTAAAATAAATATTGTAGTTAACAGAGCTACTAACTCAAAAGAGGGGGAAGTAACAGCAAATAAACTTATAAAAGTATCGGAATCATTTTTACACCAAAAGCCTGTTTATGTTGGTCACATATCTGATGACAGTCAAGTGCAAAAAGCTGTAAAGATGCAAAAACCGTACTCACAAGCATACAAAGAGTGTTCTGCAAGTAAGGATATAAGAATACTAGCAAATAAGATTATTGGTATTGAACATGGAGACAAAAAGAGGGGAATTATCAGTTTATTTGGATCTTTTTTCCTAAGATAGGGGGATTTTGATGGAAAAGAGGAATTTTTATCGGCTGAACTACAATTTAAGTTTTGATTTTGTCATACTTAATCCTGAATCCATAGAAGCCATATCTAATCCCATGATTGGGGTGCTTAAGGATTTAAGCGGAGGAGGTCTAAGTTTTTCATCTGAGGAAGACGTAGAACTTGACCAACTCTTGGAAGTTAAAATTAATGATGGAAAAAGCTTAATTTTAGTTTTGGGTAAGATTGTGCGTAAACAAAAACTAGAAAATCATTACTTATATGGATTGGAATTTGTTTATATCGACGAAAAAACTCAAGATAAATTAGTTCAGTTTATTTTTAACGTTCAAAGAAAAGAAAAAGTAATGAAAAAATTAGGAGGTGGTACTAATGGATTTGAATAATTATCTGCCAATCTATTTTGAAGAAAGTGAGGAGAACATACAGATAATAAGCGATAGTTTACTTGAACTAGAGAAAAACCCTACAGATGTACAAGCTATAAACGAAATATTTAGAGCTGCGCATACATTAAAAGGAATGTCTGCTACAATGGGTTTTCAGTCAATCGCAGATCTAACTCACGGTATTGAAAATTTTTTAGATGAATTAAGAAATGGGACTAAAACCTTAAGCACTAATTCATTAAATACACTATTTAAGGCGTTTGATTTCCTTTCTGAGGGTTTAAATAATATAAAAACAGGTAAAAATGATCCCATTGATTTATCGATCCTTAAAGAGTTTGATGAAAAGCCCGGCTCAGTAGAAGTGAGTCTGCAAGTTGAAAAAACAACTTCAGACATCAATGACTACGAGCAGTATGTGATTAGTAATGCTTTTGCTCAAGGATTTAGTGTTTATCACATAGCTGTGGAATTAAATGAAGATTGCTTATTAAAATCTGCTAGAGCCTTTATGGTATATAAAGAATTAGAAGCAATGGGAGAAATAGTAAAGACTATGCCCACTGTTCAACAGCTTGAGGATGAGAAATTTGACAAAACCTTTGAAATTTGGTTGATCACTAAAGAAAGTCAAGCAGAGGTGGAAAAGGTAAGTGAAGTGCCTGAGGTTAATAGTGCTCAGATCACGTTGGTGGATAATGATGTGAAAATAGAACCACAAAGCAAAGATACCAATACTCCTGTGGAAAAACAAAATAATCCATCTCAACAAGTTGTCCAAGCTAAAAGTCAGGCAACAATAAGGGTTGACTTAAACAGACTAGATTCTTTAATGAACTTAGTATCAGAGCTAGTAATTAATAAAACTGGCCTCAACCAAAGTGTGAATAATCAAAATCAATCCATGGTAACTGAGGGTTTAGAACAACTACATAGAATAACAACAGAACTCCAAAACATTGTAATGAGTCTTAGAATGGTTCCAATTGACAGGGTTTTCAGTAGGTTTCCACGTATGGTTAGGGATACGGCAAAGGATCTCCAAAAAGAAGTTGAACTGACTATTATAGGTAAAGAAACAGAGCTTGATAGAACAATTATTGACGAAATTGGTGACCCATTAGTGCATCTAATTCGAAATGCAATAGACCATGGTTTGGAAAGTAAAGAAGATAGAACTAAAAATGGAAAAAATGCACAAGGTAAAATTACACTAAAAGCATATCAAAGCGGTAATGAAGTATTCATAGAAGTGAGCGATGATGGTAAAGGTATTGACGCAAACAAAATCGCCCAATCTGCTGTGAAGAAAAACTTGATCTCTGAAAACGATATGGTTACCATGGACGAACAACAAATTCTTCAACTAATATTCGAGGCGGGATTTAGTACAAAAGATGTTGTAACTGACTTGTCTGGTAGGGGTGTAGGACTAGATGTTGTAAAAACCTCAATTGAATCTTTGGGTGGAGGAATCGAAATATATACAGAGCTAAACAAAGGTACAACATTTACCATACATCTACCCTTAACACTGGCCATAATACAAGGTCTTTTAGTTAGTGTAGGAGAAGAAAAATATGCTATACCATTATCTTCAATTGTAGAGACGGCAGCATTTGACAAAAAATCAGTTAAAAAGGTAGGTCAACAAGAAGTTTTAATGTTTAGGGACTCTGTGCTCCCTCTACTAGATTTAGCTAACGTCTTAGATACAGAGCCTGACCGTGAACAAGAACTATCTATGGTTGTTGTCAAAAAAGGTGATAGACAAATTGGCTTAATTGTTGATAATCTAATAGGTCAACAAGAAGTAGTTATTAAGCACCTTGGAGATTTCTTGGCTAATATTAGAGGTTTTGCAGGAGCCACCATTTCAGGAGATGGAGAGGTTATACTTATACTTGATACAAACTCACTGTTTTTCAATTAATAAGGAGGGATATATATGGCAGTAAATAATGAACAAAAGTTTGTAATATTTAAGCTTGAAACAGAAGATTATGGTATCGATATCTTAAAGGTACAAGGTATTGAAAGAATGCTTCCAATCACTAGAGTACCTAAGACTCCTAGTTTTGTGGAAGGTGTATGTAACTTGCGAGGTAGTATTGTTCCCGTAGTAGATTTAAGGAAAAGATTTAACATTCAAGAAAAAAACCATGATGAAAACACAAGGATCATAGTTGTACATATGGAGGAATTAAAGGTAGGACTTATTGTAGACTCGGCAAACGATGTTATAACAATAAATTCTGAGGATATAGAACCAACTCCTTCTGTAATAGATTCAATTGATAATAAATTTATTAGTGGTGTAGGTAAACTTAAAGACCGACTAATAATTATACTAGACTTACTAAAAATTCTAAACAAAGAAGAGATTATTGAAATACAAGAAATGTAAAGGGGGGGTAAGGTGTTTGACTATTCGTTAAAACCAATCCAACTAGACTTACTAAAAGAGCTTGGTAACATAGGAGCAGGAAACGCAGCAACTGCCCTCTCTAGTATTGTCTCTGACCAAATAGGTCTCAATGTACCTGAAGTTAGCTTAGTATCTTTTCAGGAAGCAATGGATTTTGTAGGCGGAGAAGACATGGTAGTTGCCTCTATCTATTTTAGAGTAGACGGATCATTACCTGGCAACATGCTTCTTATGTTACCTTTAACTTCAGTTAAATTTATTCTTGACTTTTTATTAAAGGAAGAAGATATAAACTTCTCTAAACTTGATCCTTATCAAACTTCTGCCCTTACAGAAATTGGCAACATTCTCTGCGGAGCCTACTTAACAGCATTATCAAACTTCACACAACAAAATATGTATCCATCAGTGCCAGCCCTATCAATTGATATGGCCGAAGCTGCATTGAGTTTACCTCTTATCCAAATGGGGGAAATTGGGGATAAAGCGTTACTTATTAAAACTACGTTTACTCATGGGGGGAAGGATGTATCTGGAAATTTTTTCTTCATTCCAGAAATCGAGGCCTTTGAAAAGCTCATGAGTTACTTCGGTGTGGAAAATGCTTAAAGATAAAAGTGTGATTAAAGTAGGAATGGCAGAGTTGAGTGTGTCTAAATCTCCAGACACTTTAAAAACCACAGGCCTCGGATCTTGTGTAGGGGTTTGTGTATATGACGCAAAGGCAAAAGTTGGCGGTATGGCCCATGTCATGCTGCCTGATAGTAAAAGTGCAAGGCAAGCTACAACTGTAATTGGTAAGTATTCTGACACTGCCATTAATGAATTACTTAAAAGATTATCTGACTTGGGTGTTAATAGGAAAAATCTGATAGCAAAAATTGCAGGTGGTGCTCAGATGTTTTCCTTTGCAGGTGGCAGTGAAATAATGAAAATAGGACATCGGAACATTGAGGCAGTAAAAGAGGATTTATTAAAGCACAGTATTAGACTTGTAGCTGAAGATGTAGGTGGAAACTATGGTAGAACCATAGAATTTGACCTAGATACTGGTGATCTTTCTATACGTAGCGTAGATAATGGAACAAAAATACTTTAAAGGTGTGGTTCTATGGAGAATCTCAGTTTATGGCGTCTTTATAGACAAGGTTCAGCAGAAGCAAAAAATAAATTAGTTGAAGAATATAGTAGCCTCGTTAAAATAATAGTTGGAAGACTATGTGTTGGGGATAAATTCGGACAACTGGACAAAGATGATTTAAACAGTTGGGGGATAGTGGGTCTTTTAGAGGCCATAGAAAGATTCAACCCTGAGCTTGGCATAAAGTTTGAGACCTATGCCAGTACACGCATACGAGGGCAAATAATTGATATTATAAGAAAATCAAACTGGATTCCCAAGGATGTCAAATCAAGCATTAAAGAACTGGAACTTGCATACCAGCAATTAGCTGCTACAGATGAACCAATACTTGATGAAAGTCTCATGAAAATACTCAATGTAAATGAGAAACGCTTAAAAAAAATACAAATGTTTGCAAGTCAAAGTAATTTAATTTATCTTGATAACTTTATGAACTTAGATGATGAAAATGAAAGACTTATCGATAATATACCTGACCACACCCAGGTTAACCCCCTTGAGGAACTTATTTATAATCAGGCGACTGAACAGCTTACAACAGCAATAAAGAAATTATCGGAGAAGGAACAAATAGTTCTTTCCCTATATTATTACGAGGAACTAACGTTTAAAGAAATATCTGAAATACTTCAACTAAGTGA comes from Alkalicella caledoniensis and encodes:
- a CDS encoding chemotaxis protein CheD, translated to MLKDKSVIKVGMAELSVSKSPDTLKTTGLGSCVGVCVYDAKAKVGGMAHVMLPDSKSARQATTVIGKYSDTAINELLKRLSDLGVNRKNLIAKIAGGAQMFSFAGGSEIMKIGHRNIEAVKEDLLKHSIRLVAEDVGGNYGRTIEFDLDTGDLSIRSVDNGTKIL
- a CDS encoding chemotaxis protein CheW, with amino-acid sequence MAVNNEQKFVIFKLETEDYGIDILKVQGIERMLPITRVPKTPSFVEGVCNLRGSIVPVVDLRKRFNIQEKNHDENTRIIVVHMEELKVGLIVDSANDVITINSEDIEPTPSVIDSIDNKFISGVGKLKDRLIIILDLLKILNKEEIIEIQEM
- a CDS encoding flagellar brake protein, which encodes MEKRNFYRLNYNLSFDFVILNPESIEAISNPMIGVLKDLSGGGLSFSSEEDVELDQLLEVKINDGKSLILVLGKIVRKQKLENHYLYGLEFVYIDEKTQDKLVQFIFNVQRKEKVMKKLGGGTNGFE
- a CDS encoding chemotaxis protein CheA: MDLNNYLPIYFEESEENIQIISDSLLELEKNPTDVQAINEIFRAAHTLKGMSATMGFQSIADLTHGIENFLDELRNGTKTLSTNSLNTLFKAFDFLSEGLNNIKTGKNDPIDLSILKEFDEKPGSVEVSLQVEKTTSDINDYEQYVISNAFAQGFSVYHIAVELNEDCLLKSARAFMVYKELEAMGEIVKTMPTVQQLEDEKFDKTFEIWLITKESQAEVEKVSEVPEVNSAQITLVDNDVKIEPQSKDTNTPVEKQNNPSQQVVQAKSQATIRVDLNRLDSLMNLVSELVINKTGLNQSVNNQNQSMVTEGLEQLHRITTELQNIVMSLRMVPIDRVFSRFPRMVRDTAKDLQKEVELTIIGKETELDRTIIDEIGDPLVHLIRNAIDHGLESKEDRTKNGKNAQGKITLKAYQSGNEVFIEVSDDGKGIDANKIAQSAVKKNLISENDMVTMDEQQILQLIFEAGFSTKDVVTDLSGRGVGLDVVKTSIESLGGGIEIYTELNKGTTFTIHLPLTLAIIQGLLVSVGEEKYAIPLSSIVETAAFDKKSVKKVGQQEVLMFRDSVLPLLDLANVLDTEPDREQELSMVVVKKGDRQIGLIVDNLIGQQEVVIKHLGDFLANIRGFAGATISGDGEVILILDTNSLFFN
- the flhF gene encoding flagellar biosynthesis protein FlhF, producing the protein MRVRRYMVNKLEEAKPAILRDLGKDAIIISTNKVKAKGIKGLFGKYHFEVLAAADNKTSTVTQESKIKAKPVTTTEVEHHVKNNELEMIKNELRENQKLLQNVISDLSNVSTNFPEAYEKLFKKLVSQGIIEGKAKKLIQKLQKMYTSDSKINAFLIDGLRDIMVNELETIAKPEEISGNYSIALVGPTGVGKTTTLAKIAAHSALNKQKNVGFITLDNYRIAATEQLKIYGDILDVPVVVANTVNEYAEAMSALNHKEQVFIDTAGRSHKNTEQLLELKKYFDTLALDQTILVFSLSTNFKDLLPIYNTFKIFEPKGLILSKLDEVETYGNIYNIITEFKLPVFYYTTGQSVPEDIVVLNSSQIVSKILDNNTGDVQ
- a CDS encoding sigma-70 family RNA polymerase sigma factor codes for the protein MENLSLWRLYRQGSAEAKNKLVEEYSSLVKIIVGRLCVGDKFGQLDKDDLNSWGIVGLLEAIERFNPELGIKFETYASTRIRGQIIDIIRKSNWIPKDVKSSIKELELAYQQLAATDEPILDESLMKILNVNEKRLKKIQMFASQSNLIYLDNFMNLDDENERLIDNIPDHTQVNPLEELIYNQATEQLTTAIKKLSEKEQIVLSLYYYEELTFKEISEILQLSEARISQIHSKAIFRLRGFLNKNRRKSS
- a CDS encoding chemotaxis protein CheC, whose translation is MFDYSLKPIQLDLLKELGNIGAGNAATALSSIVSDQIGLNVPEVSLVSFQEAMDFVGGEDMVVASIYFRVDGSLPGNMLLMLPLTSVKFILDFLLKEEDINFSKLDPYQTSALTEIGNILCGAYLTALSNFTQQNMYPSVPALSIDMAEAALSLPLIQMGEIGDKALLIKTTFTHGGKDVSGNFFFIPEIEAFEKLMSYFGVENA
- the flhA gene encoding flagellar biosynthesis protein FlhA, which produces MNKIGEYGFIFLVVLIVMMMIIPLPPGLLDFLLILNISLALTILLVTMYIKEPLEFSILPSILLITTLFRLALNVSSTRLILLGNGERVKVINAFGNFVVGGEIIVGFIIFAILVLIQFLVITKGAERVAEVAARFTLDAMPGKQMAVDADLNAGLITDQEAKIRRRTVEREADFYGAMDGASKFVKGDAIAGIIITFINLVGGLVIGMINMGLSFGDSLSTFSLLSIGDGLVSQIPALLISTSTGIMVTRAASENNLGEEVTRQLFSSPKILFLISGLLAFLGLIPGLPPTGFLMMAAILATLAFTVSRKQKNQLLSEAQEQVASTTEDIEVGKPEMVYNMLHVDPLELEFGYGLISVFDQEQGGDLLDRVIMIRRQVASDLGLVVPIIRIRDNIQLPSNDYCIKIKGLEVAQGTVEPSKLMAMDPGTATEEIQGVQTTEPAFGLPALWISTNDRENAEAKGYTVVDPPSIIATHLTEIIKNHAHELLGRQEVKSLLDNIKKTSGAVVDELVPSILSVGDIQKVLSNLLREGVSIKNLTTILEELADYGPLTKDPDTLTEYVRQGLARQISNTLKMFGTPLSVITLDQSIEQLIQESIQKTEHGNYLSIDPSNTQLIVNNLRDVYEKSLSDGYQPIILAAPLVRFYFKRLVETSFPHLVVVSYSELDIKLEVQVIGTVKI
- the flhB gene encoding flagellar biosynthesis protein FlhB is translated as MTFNFNLQLFSQEKTEKATPKKRQDSRKKGQVLKSPEISSAFTLLVTFSVLRFWIPFMFERLIGLIEFVLVNLIHTEIDFTSALQLALLAIEEFAYLFAPIGIAVMAIGIIINYLQVGSLFTTDPLKMKFNRLNPIEGFKKLFSKKSLVQLVKSILKISAIGYVVYLIIRNHINNLPDIIEMDFLVALLKIGDTVLRVALLSGGVMVFIALLDYLYSWWEFEQNLKMSKQEIKDEYKQMEGDPLIRSKIKERQRMMARRRMMQDIPNADVIITNPTHFAIALKYDQNSGQAPTVIAKGQDLVAQQIKEVARENNIVLYEDVALARSLYKVVEIGEQIPFEFFKAVAEVLAFVYKVKGRAVNI
- a CDS encoding MinD/ParA family protein — its product is MIDQAHGLRELKLKSQAKYNNTEVITVTSGKGGVGKSNTSVNLALSMASLGKKVLLIDVDIGLANVDLLLGIYSKYTLFDFFNGMQNIETIIQNVAENMDVISGGSAFTDSDLIENIERRKLNLELEKILGYDYIIFDTGAGITKSVTDFCLIADKVLMVTTPEPTAITDAYALLKSLYKKDKDIKINIVVNRATNSKEGEVTANKLIKVSESFLHQKPVYVGHISDDSQVQKAVKMQKPYSQAYKECSASKDIRILANKIIGIEHGDKKRGIISLFGSFFLR